The sequence ATCGCGTGCGGATGCTGGGCCGCGCCGTGTCGCGTAACCTGCAGCGGCTGGATTGACGCGCGTGCACATCCCTGATGGCTTTCTGAGCGTCGGCGTCGCGACGGCCACCTGGACGGCGGCGGCCATCGGCGTGGCCTCGGCGCTTCGGGCGGAGAAGGCCGACAGCCATCCCATGCCTGCCGGCATCCTCGGCGCGACCGCGGCGTTTCTGTTCGCGGCGCAGATGATCAACGTGCCGATTGCTCCCGGCGTGAGCGGCCACCTGGTGGGAAGCGCGCTGGCGGCCGCGCTGGTCGGCCCCTGGCGCGCCTTGATCGCCATGGCAGTGGTGCTGGCCATTCAGGCCGTGCTCTTTCAGGACGGCGGCATCAGCGCGCTCGGGGCCAACATCTTCGACATGGGTGTGGCGGGCGTCGCGGTCGCCTATGCCGTGGCGGCGCTTGCCGCCCGCTGGTCGCGAAGCCCACGCGGCTTTGCGATCGGGGTTGTCATCGGTGCATTCGCGGCCACCACGGCGGCATCGGTGCTGACTGGCATCTGGCTCGGTCTGTCGGGTCTCTATCCGCTCGGCGCCATCGTTCAGATCATGCTGGTCACCCATGTGGCCGTCGGCGTGCTCGAAGCCGCACTGACCGGAGCCATTGTCGTGACGGTCCTGCGCTGGAGACCGGACCTGGTGCGCGGACTGAACGCCACTCACACCGTGAGTCACCCGGCCGCTGCGCTGGTCGGCATCCTTGGTGTGGCGATCGTCGTCGCGGCGTTTGTCTCGCCATTCGCGTCTGCGCTGCCAGACGGTCTCGAACAGGCGGCCGCGCGACTGGGCTTTGCGGGGCGCGCTTACGCCGCGTGGCCGGCGCCGCTGGCCGGGTACTCGCTGCCATTGGCGGCCTCCGGCCGGGCGGCAACGGCAATCGCCGGAACGCTCGGCACGATTGCGGTGGCCGTGCTCGCCTGGGTCATCAGCCGCAGCCTTCGATCACACACAGATGCCGTACACCGGTAAGCGCCACGGCGGCGTTCTCGCTTGCGGGCTGGCCGTCATCTCGGCCGCGGCCCTTGCACCGGCGGGCTTACAAGGAGATCCCGTGCCCGTCTGGGCGTGGGGTCTGTGGACGCTCAGCTTCGCGACGGCGCTGTGGGCGTTTCACAAGGCCGGCCTGCCAGGCGCCGAGGCTGTGCGCCGGATCGCGTGGCTGATGCCACTGGTCGCGGCCTTCGCGCTGCCCGCGGCGCTGCTGGCACCAACGCGTGCCCGCTGGTTGGTGGCGCTCACGCTGTCGGTGCGGGCGCTGGCAGCGGCGGCAGGGGGCGCCGGCATCGCCACATGGCTCGGGCCCAGCGGCATCGTCAACGGCGCGGGCCAGTTGGGTGCGCCGCAACGATTGGTGGATGTGCTCGAGGCAACGCTGGCCAGCCTCGCGACTGTGCTGCGACAGATCAGAGCGATGCTCCAGGCACGCGAGGCCAGACGCACGACGTTCGGCGCGTGGAGTGATCTGGCCGCGGAACCGGCAGACACGATCCGCGGATTCGGCAGGGTGGTGGCGGCGCTGCTCCTCCATTCGCTCGAACGGGCCGAGGCGCTCGAGCGAGCACGCCGCGCAAGAGGATTCGAGCCATGAGCGACGAGGGGGCAACGGCTGTCGGTTTTGAGGTCTCGGGCCTCACGTACCACTACCCGGACGGGTCGCCCGCGCTCAACGGCATCAGTGTGCGCGTGGCCGCCGGAGAACGCGTCGCGCTGCTGGGCCCCAACGGCGCCGGCAAGTCCACGCTGCTCCTGCACGTGGCTGGCCTCCTCCCGGAGCGGCGTCGCTACCTGCACGTCCACGAGCACGGGGGCACGGCGCACCGCCACGGCCGGGTCGGACGCATTGTCGTGGACGGAACGGAACTGACGCCCGGCAGCATCCGACAGATCCGGGCTCTTGCGGGCATCGTGTTTCAGGATCCCGACGATCAGTTGTTCGGCCTGACGGTCGGCGAAGATGTCGCGTACGGCCCGCGGGCCCGCCGCTGGTCAGCCGTCGCGACCACGCAGGCCGTCGAGGAGAGCCTGGCTGCCGTGGGATTGTCCGGATTCGAACATCGCTCGCCGCATCATCTCTCGGCCGGCGAGAAGCGACGCGTGTGCCTGGCCGGTGTGCTGGCGTGCCATCCTGGACTGCTCCTGCTCGATGAGCCGTCGTCCGGGCTCGATCCTCGAGGCCGGCGGGGGCTGGCGGACGTGCTGCGCGGGCTGACAGCGACGATTGTCGTGGCGAGCCATGACCTGGAATTTGTCACCGCACTCTGCTCGCGCGCCATCGTCGTCGATCACGGAGGCATCGTGGCAGATGGGCCAGTCGTCACGATCCTCGGCGATCACGATCTGCTGATGAGGCACGGGCTCGCCTGACGCGTTTTGCCTGAGCTGCGGCGTCATGACACAATCTGGCCGCCATGACTGATGCACTCGTTACCATTGACGCGATTCGCGAGGCGGCCGCACGCATCCGCGCGCTGGCCCGAGTGACGCCGCTGCTCGAAGTGACCGATGTCACCGGCGATGCCGAGCCTCCGGGCCGGCTGTTTCTGAAGTGCGAGAATCTCCAACGCAGCGGGGCGTTCAAGATTCGCGGGGCCGTCAACATGATGCTCAGGCTCACCGAATCGGATCGGGCCCGCGGCGTCATCACGTTCTCATCCGGCAACCACGGCATCGCGATGTCGCTGGCTGCGAAACTGCTGGGCGTGCCTGCCGTCGTCGTCATGCCGACCACGGCGCCGAACGTCAAGGTCGAATCGGCTCGCCGGCTGGGCGCAGAGATCGTGTTCGAGGGCACGACGACGATTGAGCGAAAACGCAGAACGGAGACACTGGCGGCCGAACGTGGGCTCACCATCGTGCCGCCGTTCGATCACGAGTGGATCGTCGCAGGCCAGGGCACGATGGGCCTCGAGATTCTCGAACAGTGCCCCCAGGTGTCGGCCGTGTACGTGCCGGCCAGCGGTGGCGGCATGATCGCGGGCGTCGCGACGGCAATCAAGAGCCTGAAGCCGGACGTGCGGATTGTCGGCGTCGAGC comes from Acidobacteriota bacterium and encodes:
- a CDS encoding energy-coupling factor ABC transporter permease, which encodes MHIPDGFLSVGVATATWTAAAIGVASALRAEKADSHPMPAGILGATAAFLFAAQMINVPIAPGVSGHLVGSALAAALVGPWRALIAMAVVLAIQAVLFQDGGISALGANIFDMGVAGVAVAYAVAALAARWSRSPRGFAIGVVIGAFAATTAASVLTGIWLGLSGLYPLGAIVQIMLVTHVAVGVLEAALTGAIVVTVLRWRPDLVRGLNATHTVSHPAAALVGILGVAIVVAAFVSPFASALPDGLEQAAARLGFAGRAYAAWPAPLAGYSLPLAASGRAATAIAGTLGTIAVAVLAWVISRSLRSHTDAVHR
- a CDS encoding ABC transporter ATP-binding protein gives rise to the protein MSDEGATAVGFEVSGLTYHYPDGSPALNGISVRVAAGERVALLGPNGAGKSTLLLHVAGLLPERRRYLHVHEHGGTAHRHGRVGRIVVDGTELTPGSIRQIRALAGIVFQDPDDQLFGLTVGEDVAYGPRARRWSAVATTQAVEESLAAVGLSGFEHRSPHHLSAGEKRRVCLAGVLACHPGLLLLDEPSSGLDPRGRRGLADVLRGLTATIVVASHDLEFVTALCSRAIVVDHGGIVADGPVVTILGDHDLLMRHGLA
- a CDS encoding threonine/serine dehydratase, yielding MTDALVTIDAIREAAARIRALARVTPLLEVTDVTGDAEPPGRLFLKCENLQRSGAFKIRGAVNMMLRLTESDRARGVITFSSGNHGIAMSLAAKLLGVPAVVVMPTTAPNVKVESARRLGAEIVFEGTTTIERKRRTETLAAERGLTIVPPFDHEWIVAGQGTMGLEILEQCPQVSAVYVPASGGGMIAGVATAIKSLKPDVRIVGVEPSGSNRMTQSLRAGRPVTLASASGIADGLLAVRPGDITFRHVQAYVDHIITVDDEAIARAVRWVFEHAKLVVEPSGAATVAAVLGRQDASWSRDGSARVSVPAGSLMVAVLSGGSVDAAAYGRYITG